The nucleotide window GCTTTGTGGGGTGTATATGACAACCCTGCCTGGGTATGTGGGCTATTGCGTGGCCTTTGGTGTGATGGCGCTTTTTGGGGAGGTCATCTACTGGCCTTCGCTTTTAAAAGCAGTCAGGCTTTTGGGTGATAAGAGTGAGCAAGGCAGGCTTTTTGGCTTTTTGGAGGCTGGTAGAGGGATAGTGGATGTAATAGTCGCTTTTGGGGCGCTTTTTGTCTTTGGCTATTTTGGCGAGGGCAAGGCTGGGCTTATGGCTGGGCTTTGGTATTATACGATAGTTACTAGCTTAATTGGCGTGATAACTTACTTTTTAATAGATAATGATGACGCAATAAAAGATAGAGATAATGCTAATAAAATCGTCTGGCAAGGAATTTGGTGGGTACTAAAAGATGCTAAGACTTGGCTTGCGGCGTTTGTGATATTTTTTGTCTATTCAGCTTATACTGGGCTTACTTATTTTATACCATTTATGAAAGACATCTACGCTCTGCCAGCCGTTTATGTGGGCGCTTATGGCATTATTAATCAATACGGGCTTAAGCTATTTGGCGGCGTGATAGGAGGCACTTTAAGCGATAAGGTATTTCACTCGCCGCTTAAGTATCTGCGCTTTACATTTTTAGTCGCAGCTGCGGCAATAGTGGGCTTTGCGTATTTGCCGCACGAGAGCATAAATATTACCCTTGGCATGGTTATTACGCTTTGTATAGGTGCGATTATTTTTACTCAACGTGCTGTGTTTTTTGCCCCTATGGATGAGATAGGTACTCCACGTGAGTACGCAGGCTCGGCTATGGCGCTAGGATGTCTTATAGGCTATATGCCGTCTATGTTTGGGTATTTAATTTATGGCTATATTATCGATACTTTCGCTGGCATGGCTGGGTATAGGTATGTGTTTTTAATTATGGCTTCTTTTGCGCTTTGTGGCTTTATTTGCGCGAGTTTATTGCTTAGTAAACTTAGAAAAGATAGCTGATTTTGGGGGAGCTTTCCCCTATATTTTTAAGTTGTAAAATGTTTTGTTAAATTTTATCCCTAGCAAAATGCCCACCGTTTGCTTGCGCAAGAAAGATTAAGTTTGTTTTGGATAATTTTTGGCTAAAATACCACTCTTTTAAATTCTAAAAATTAAAAATTTAATAGATTAAAGTTGAGTTAAAGGTAGAGTAAATGAAAGTCATAAAACGAAACGGACGAAGCGAAGAGCTAGACATCTCAAAAATCAAAAAATACACCACTGAAAGCGTACTAGGGCTTGAAAACGTAAGTCTTTCAGAGCTTGAAGTAGACGCTAAAATCCAGTTTCGTGATAATATCACTACCGAGGAAATTCAGCAAACTCTAATCAAAACTGCAGTCGATAAAATCGACCTAGATAGACCAAACTGGACCTTTGTTGCGGCTCGTCTTTTCCTTTATGACCTTTACCACAAGGCCACAGGCTATAACGGCTATAATCACCTGCGTGATTATTTCACACGTGGCGAAGCAGAAGGGCGCATAATACCAGGGCTAAAAGAAAAGTACGACCTAGACGAGTTAAACGATTACATCGTGCCTGAGCGGGACTTGCAATTTACCTACCTAGGCATAAAAACCCTTTATGACCGCTACTTGATAAAGGATAAAAACGCCCAGCCTATTGAGCTACCGCAGCAGATGTTTATGGCGATCGCTATGTTTTTAGCACAAAATGAGCTAGACTGCCAAGAGTGGGCGAAGAAATTTTATGATTTAATCAGCAAATTTGAAGTAATGCCTGCTACGCCGACCCTAAGCAACGCTCGTACCACACGCCACCAGCTAAGCAGCTGCTATATCGGCAGCACGCCTGATAATATCGAAGGCATCTTTGATAGCTATAAAGAAATGGCGCTTCTTTCTAAATTTGGCGGCGGTATCGGCTGGGACTGGAGCAAAGTCCGAGCCATGGGTGGTAGCATTGACGGGCATAAAAACGCCGCTGGGGGTATCATACCATTTTTAAAAGTAACAAACGACATCGCAGTCGCCGTCGATCAGCTAGGCACTCGCAAAGGCGCAATAGCCGTGTATATCGAGCCGTGGCATATGGACGTGAGCGATTTTCTAGACCTGCGTAAAAACTCAGGTGAGGAGCGTCGCCGCGCCCATGAGCTTTTTCCAGCGCTGTGGATAAACGACCTGTTTATGAAACGACTTGAGGCAAATGAGCGCTGGACGCTGTTTGACCCAGCGCAGGTAAGCGACCTAACCGACCTTTACGGCGAGGAATTTGAAAAACGCTATGAGCAGTACGAAGCCGATCCAAATATTCAGAAAAACTCAGTCCTAGCCAAGGAGCTGTGGAAGAAAATATTAACGAGCTATTTTGAGAGCGGAATGCCGTTTTTATGCTTTAAGGATAGCTCAAATAAAGCCAATCCAAATGACCACTCAGGGCTTATTAGAAGCTCAAATTTATGCACGGAGATTTTCCAAAATACAGACCCAAACTACTACCGCATAAAAGTAAGCTTTGCCGATGGGACTTCAGTGCTTTTTAACGAAGAGGACGAAGTCGTAACAGATGGCGGCATAAAGAAAAAAGCCAAAAAGCTAAGTAGTCTTGATAGCATATACTCAAAAGAGATATTCATAGTAGAAAAAGAACCAAGCGAGGGTAAGACTGCCGTATGTAACCTAGCTAGTATAAATTTAAGCAAAATCCACACTCCAGAGGATATAAAGCGCGTTGTGCCTATTGCTATTAGAATGCTTGATAATGTGATAGATCTAAACTTCTACCCACATAAAAAAGTCAAAAATACCAACCTAGCAAGCCGTAGTATAGGGCTAGGCGTCATGGGCGAGGCTCAGATGCTAGCGGAGGCAGGCTGTGAGTGGGGCAGCTACGAGCATTTTTCAAAGATTGATAGTATTATGGAGCATATTAGCTACCATGCTATTTATACAAGCTCAAATCTAGCTGTCGAAAAGGGCAAATATCCTACCTACGAGGGTAGTAAATGGAGTAGGGGAATTTTCCCTATAGATAGCGCAAACGCTGAGGCTAAGGCGCTTGTAAATCGTGGTGGGCTTTTTGACGAGGTGGGATGTGATTGGGAAAAGCTAAGACAAAAGGTAAAAGCTGATGGTATGAGAAACGGCTATTTAATG belongs to Campylobacter sp. 19-13652 and includes:
- a CDS encoding ribonucleoside-diphosphate reductase subunit alpha produces the protein MKVIKRNGRSEELDISKIKKYTTESVLGLENVSLSELEVDAKIQFRDNITTEEIQQTLIKTAVDKIDLDRPNWTFVAARLFLYDLYHKATGYNGYNHLRDYFTRGEAEGRIIPGLKEKYDLDELNDYIVPERDLQFTYLGIKTLYDRYLIKDKNAQPIELPQQMFMAIAMFLAQNELDCQEWAKKFYDLISKFEVMPATPTLSNARTTRHQLSSCYIGSTPDNIEGIFDSYKEMALLSKFGGGIGWDWSKVRAMGGSIDGHKNAAGGIIPFLKVTNDIAVAVDQLGTRKGAIAVYIEPWHMDVSDFLDLRKNSGEERRRAHELFPALWINDLFMKRLEANERWTLFDPAQVSDLTDLYGEEFEKRYEQYEADPNIQKNSVLAKELWKKILTSYFESGMPFLCFKDSSNKANPNDHSGLIRSSNLCTEIFQNTDPNYYRIKVSFADGTSVLFNEEDEVVTDGGIKKKAKKLSSLDSIYSKEIFIVEKEPSEGKTAVCNLASINLSKIHTPEDIKRVVPIAIRMLDNVIDLNFYPHKKVKNTNLASRSIGLGVMGEAQMLAEAGCEWGSYEHFSKIDSIMEHISYHAIYTSSNLAVEKGKYPTYEGSKWSRGIFPIDSANAEAKALVNRGGLFDEVGCDWEKLRQKVKADGMRNGYLMAIAPTSSISILVGTTQTIEPVYKRKWFEKNLSGMIPTVVPNLSLDTWNYYTPAYELDQRQLVRAAAIRQKWIDQGQSLNIFMSLDKATGGYLNDIYTLAWRLGLKSTYYLRSESPDSEKVSSVADRSIECEGCQ
- a CDS encoding MFS transporter, with the protein product MRNKWLSLAFLILGAGTVFKLSSIKDVFYVPMQDVWGLTNTQIGLAFTFYAIVQTVGYFTSMYIADRFSKKILLPIGLVGVGLCGVYMTTLPGYVGYCVAFGVMALFGEVIYWPSLLKAVRLLGDKSEQGRLFGFLEAGRGIVDVIVAFGALFVFGYFGEGKAGLMAGLWYYTIVTSLIGVITYFLIDNDDAIKDRDNANKIVWQGIWWVLKDAKTWLAAFVIFFVYSAYTGLTYFIPFMKDIYALPAVYVGAYGIINQYGLKLFGGVIGGTLSDKVFHSPLKYLRFTFLVAAAAIVGFAYLPHESINITLGMVITLCIGAIIFTQRAVFFAPMDEIGTPREYAGSAMALGCLIGYMPSMFGYLIYGYIIDTFAGMAGYRYVFLIMASFALCGFICASLLLSKLRKDS